One genomic window of Glycine max cultivar Williams 82 chromosome 16, Glycine_max_v4.0, whole genome shotgun sequence includes the following:
- the LOC100819744 gene encoding receptor-like protein kinase 5 yields MTVPFYYCYYLSIFLILSHVHSQTQLQDQEHAVLMNIKRHLKNPSFLSHWTTSNTASHCTWPEITCTSDYSVTGLTLVNSNITQTLPPFMCDLKNLTLVNFSRNFIPGEFPTFLYKCSKLVYLDLEMNDFSGTIPDDIDNLVNLQHLNLGSTSFSGDIPASIGRLKELKMLQLHYCLFNGTFPYESIANLFDLEFLDMSSNLVLPPSKLSSSLTRLKKLKFFHMYSSNLFGEIPETIGEMVALENLDLSRSNLTGHIPRGLFMLKNLSTLYLFQNKLSGEIPGVVEASNLTEIDLAENNLEGKIPHDFGKLQKLTLLSLSLNNLSGEIPQSVGRIPSLIYFQVMFNNLSGILPPDFGLYSELKTFLVANNSFTGRLPENLCYHGQLLNLTTYDNYLSGELPESIGHCSSLKDLKIYSNEFSGSIPSGLWTFNLSNFMVSYNKFTGELPERLSPSISRLEISHNRFFGRIPTGVSSWTNVVVFKASENNLNGSVPKGLTSLPKLTTLLLDHNQLTGPLPSDIISWQSLVTLNLSQNKLSGHIPDSIGLLPVLSVLDLSENQFSGEVPSKLPRITNLNLSSNYLTGRVPSEFDNLAYDTSFLDNSGLCANTPALKLRPCNVGFERPSKGSSWSLALIMCLVAIALLLVLSISLLIIKLHRRRKRGFDNSWKLISFQRLSFTESSIVSSMSEHNVIGSGGFGTVYRVPVDALGYVAVKKISSNRKLDHKLESSFRAEVKILSNIRHKNIVKLLCCISNEDSMLLVYEYLENCSLDRWLHNKSKSPPAVSGSAHHFELDWQKRLQIATGVAHGLCYMHHDCSPPIVHRDIKTSNILLDAQFNAKVADFGLARMLMKPGELATMSSVIGSFGYMAPEYVQTTRVSEKIDVFSFGVILLELTTGKEANYGDEHSSLAEWAWRQIIVGSNIEELLDIDFMDPSYKNEMCSVFKLGVLCTSTLPAKRPSMKEVLHILLRCGEGFAFGEGNVRQYDGVPLLKNSKWESSLDAVDNDSDSD; encoded by the exons AAAAAACCCTTCATTCCTCAGTCACTGGACAACATCAAACACTGCCTCTCACTGCACTTGGCCAGAGATCACATGCACCAGTGACTACTCAGTCACTGGATTGACTCTGGTCAACAGCAACATCACTCAAACACTACCACCTTTCATGTGTGACCTCAAAAATCTCACACTTGTTAATTTCAGTAGGAATTTCATTCCAGGGGAGTTCCCAACATTTCTCTACAAATGTTCCAAGCTGGTTTACCTCGACCTCGAAATGAACGATTTTTCGGGCACCATTCCTGATGACATAGACAACTTGGTTAACTTGCAGCATCTTAATCTCGGTTCCACAAGCTTTAGTGGGGACATTCCTGCAAGCATTGGAAGGTTAAAGGAACTGAAAATGCTTCAACTTCACTATTGTCTATTCAATGGTACTTTCCCTTATGAGAGTATTGCCAACTTGTTCGATCTTGAATTCTTGGATATGTCCTCTAACTTGGTGCTCCCTCCTTCCAAGCTCTCGTCAAGCTTGACCCGgttgaaaaaattgaagttcttTCACATGTACAGTTCCAACCTGTTTGGGGAAATCCCTGAAACCATTGGAGAAATGGTGGCTTTGGAGAACTTGGATTTATCGCGAAGCAATTTAACTGGACACATTCCTAGAGGCTTGTTCATGCTCAAGAATTTGAGCACACTGTACCTTTTCCAGAACAAGCTCTCTGGAGAGATACCTGGTGTGGTTGAAGCATCGAATTTGACAGAAATCGATCTTGCAGAGAACAATCTTGAGGGGAAAATACCTCATGATTTTGGGAAGCTCCAAAAGCTAACACTGTTGAGTTTGTCTCTCAATAACTTGTCAGGGGAGATACCACAAAGCGTAGGCCGTATTCCATCTCTGATATATTTTCAGGTCATGTTCAATAACTTGTCAGGTATTCTTCCTCCTGATTTTGGTCTCTACTCGGAGCTTAAAACATTTTTGGTTGCAAACAACAGTTTTACTGGAAGGCTCCCAGAAAACTTGTGCTATCATGGTCAGTTACTTAATTTAACTACTTATGATAATTATCTGAGTGGTGAATTGCCAGAATCAATTGGCCACTGTAGTAGCCTGAAGGATTTAAAAATTTACAGTAATGAGTTTTCTGGTAGCATTCCTAGTGGTCTTTGGACTTTCAATTTGTCAAATTTCATGGTGAGTTATAATAAGTTCACTGGTGAGCTTCCTGAGAGATTGTCCCCAAGTATTTCGCGCTTGGAGATAAGTCACAATCGGTTTTTTGGTAGGATTCCAACTGGTGTATCTTCATGGACTAATGTGGTTGTTTTTAAAGCAAGTGAGAACAACCTTAATGGGAGTGTTCCAAAAGGTTTAACATCTCTTCCCAAGCTAACAACTCTATTGCTTGATCATAACCAGCTCACAGGGCCACTTCCATCAGATATCATATCATGGCAATCCCTTGTAACTCTaaatttgagccaaaacaaacTCTCTGGACATATCCCAGATTCAATTGGTCTGTTACCCGTCCTTAGCGTACTCGACCTGTCAGAAAATCAATTCTCTGGTGAAGTTCCTTCTAAACTTCCCAGAATCACCAATCTCAATCTATCCTCCAATTATTTGACAGGGAGGGTTCCAAGTGAATTTGACAATCTTGCTTATGACACAAGCTTTTTGGACAATTCTGGCCTCTGTGCTAATACTCCAGCACTGAAACTTAGGCCGTGCAATGTTGGCTTTGAAAGGCCATCCAAAGGCTCTTCTTGGTCTCTTGCTTTGATTATGTGCCTGGTAGCAATAGCCTTGTTGCTGGTTTTGTCGATTTCACTCTTGATTATCAAACTTCACCGAAGAAGGAAACGAGGATTTGATAACTCATGGAAGCTCATTTCCTTTCAAAGGTTGAGTTTCACTGAATCAAGCATAGTGTCATCAATGTCAGAACATAATGTTATTGGAAGTGGTGGATTTGGTACAGTATACCGTGTTCCGGTTGATGCTTTAGGCTATGTTGCTGTGAAAAAGATCTCCAGTAACAGAAAGTTAGACCACAAGCTAGAGAGCTCATTTCGCGCAGAGGTTAAAATACTGAGCAACATTCGTCACAAAAACATTGTGAAATTGTTGTGCTGCATCTCTAATGAGGATTCTATGCTCCTTGTTTATGAGTATTTGGAAAACTGTAGCCTAGATAGGTGGCTGCACAATAAGAGCAAATCACCACCAGCTGTGTCAGGTTCAGCGCATCATTTTGAACTTGATTGGCAAAAGAGATTGCAAATTGCCACTGGTGTTGCTCATGGTTTGTGCTACATGCACCATGATTGCTCGCCACCGATTGTTCATCGAGATATAAAAACAAGCAACATCCTTTTGGATGCTCAATTCAATGCAAAAGTTGCTGATTTTGGTCTGGCTAGGATGTTAATGAAGCCGGGGGAACTTGCTACCATGTCATCTGTTATTGGCTCATTTGGCTATATGGCTCCAG aatatgttcaaacaACGCGAGTCAGCGAGAAGATTGATGTATTCAGCTTTGGGGTTATACTACTGGAGTTGACAACTGGTAAAGAAGCTAACTATGGTGATGAGCACTCATCTCTTGCAGAGTGGGCGTGGCGCCAAATTATTGTAGGAAGCAACATAGAAGAGCTGCTAGACATTGATTTCATGGATCCAAGTTACAAGAATGAAATGTGCAGTGTTTTCAAACTTGGAGTGTTGTGTACTTCAACACTTCCTGCTAAAAGGCCTTCCATGAAGGAGGTGCTACACATATTGCTCCGCTGTGGAGAAGGATTTGCGTTTGGAGAGGGGAATGTTAGGCAATATGATGGTGTTCCTCTTCTTAAGAATTCAAAATGGGAGAGTAGTTTGGATGCTGTTGACAATGATAGTGATAGTGACTAG